In Lolium rigidum isolate FL_2022 unplaced genomic scaffold, APGP_CSIRO_Lrig_0.1 contig_29181_1, whole genome shotgun sequence, the DNA window GTGTTGGTATTTTAGAGTAGATGATGTGATGTGGTACACCTAAGATAGTTATGTAGATTTTTcgttggtggtggtgttcatgttTTAGTGATCGATCAATGATTTTGTGGCCATATGACAGGTTTTGCATTTGCTGCTAGTGTTATTGtgtaatatgttcttatgtaattcCAATGAAATGTTGATTATGTGTAGTATGTTTATGTGTTGTATGTTTTTATCTAGACCTTGCGAAAAAGAttgttagaattttttgacaattagaaatatgttttttgggTGGAGAAAGCATATGCATCcgtgagccaaattgaatttccgactAAGAAGAATGTATATAGGCTCAAAGGTGATGTCTTGGGTGTATTAGAAACCACTGTACTCGTGCTTATAATATGGTCTAATGACCACGAAGAAACCATATTCTGGGAGGATAAAAGTCTAGGAAAAACCTCTCTCTTGAAACAATATCCCCTATACAACATCATCCGCCACAAGACCGACACAGTCACCACGGTTTTGGAGAATTTCCACCAAATGTGACATTTATGCGAGATTTAGTTGATCCAGGCTTGCAACATGGAACATTTCTTGGATAGTTGGTGGTTGTTCAATTATTGCAAGGAAatggcctatttctttggaagCTACATGAGGGTGTACAGAGCACTGGCTCATTCGGAATTGTCAGTTGATAATAACCGAAGTATCTGGAAAATGAAGGTATTGTCAAACTAAAACTTTATTGTGGTATCTCCGCAAAAGTGTTATCCTTTCCAAGGATAACCTAGCAATCACAATTAACATAGAAATTTGCCATGCAGTTTTGTTACCATGATGAGACAATTAAGCACTTATTTTCCAGCTGCCTCGTAGTGTTGCAAACATTTGCAACTCATTACCTGGAATAGATCACGCGTATAGAATTATCATCGGTGAAAGAATTAGTCGCTTTAGCTACGGAGAAATAATATAATATGATTTACAAATTTTATTTCTTTGCAGGTCATTACCTATGTCTCCATTTGTTTTGTTTGTGATCCTCTCTCCAACATATAGAGAGATCTGTTTACGGCAGTTGTAGTAGGCGGTGAGCATATTTTTATCCTACATGGACAAGCTCCCATCGCGTTGCTACGAGTTAGCTACATAATTGTATTGTGTTCTTTTTGTACCGATGTGTATGATTTGTATCTGCATGATGCTAACTTATACctttatatataaaaaaaaaaagcCATGATGAACATGCCATCTCTTTAACTCCGTCAATTCGAtgtcggttttttttttttttgaaaggaatacggtaggggaagcccctacagtgttttttttgtgaaataataagaacccaaatctgcgtccgtggggacttgaacctgggtggctgggttgtacatccacttccctaaccaagtgcgTCAATTCGATGTCGGTTGCTGAAAGATATTCCGCGGAAAGATATTCCGCGGACAGTCACAAAAGCCTCGTTGAAGGCAAGGGAGCTAGTTTATCATACGCCTAACAGAGAAGTAACTCGTAAGAGCACCTCTATAATACAAATGGTGTTGTAAAGAAATAAATTTTGCATTACTTGGAAAAAACTAATGTCCAACAGGTGACCTGTAGCTATATGTGACCTAAGTTTTCCCTCTATGTGATGTAAATATACATCACCAAACAGGTGGTGCAAAACAAATCTAGGTTGTGCGTGCACAACCAACTACTAGCCTGGACATTCATTTCACCCTCTCCCGTCATGTGTCCGCCACCCTCCCACGATTGTCGCTGGTGACCAAATCGAGTCATGCGATTGTCAGTGGGCGTTGCCCGGCTCCACCGCCCCCTCAGCCACTCCTCCGCCACTCCGGATGGCCGCGTCATCCCGTGAGGTTATTCAAAGATGAAGAAATGATGCGGACAACAAGCTCATGTCTGACTACTTCCTTGAGCATCCGGTGTACCTGAGATATTTTCGTCGCCGATTCTGGATGACTCTCAATTTGTTCTAGTGCATTGCATAGTGTGTCAAGTTCCATGATTGGTCCTTCGAACAGACGAGGAGTTGCACCAGAGAGCTAGGAATAGCACCTCCCAAAAGGTGATTGCCACATTGCACGTGATGGCATTAATTATTCTAACAGATCTTGTTGATGATCACTCGGCAATGTGCGAGAGGCATAGCATCAAGTGTGCGACACGCTTTGTAGTGGCGGTGGTTGTAGTGTGTGAGCCTGAGTTCTTGAGAGCAcccaatgctcaagacatggCTCGGCTATTGGAGAAGAGTGCAACACTTGGTTTTTTTTAGGTATGTTCGGTTTCATtaattgcatgtattggaggtggAAGAACTGTCCTGCAACATGGCATGGATAATTTAGATGGGACAAGAAGGATTCAACTATCATAATTGAGGCAGTGGCAAATTATGAGACATGGATATGGCATGCTTTGTTTGAATGTCCGGTTCTTGCAATGTCATCAATGCTCTCCAATGGtcactttttttttaaataatggtGAGTCACCAATGATGGAGTTTCAAGCAAGTGGCCGTACCTACCACATAGGATACTACTTTGCGAATGACATCTATCTGAAGCATGTTATATTTGTGAATCCACTTCAAAGCCCCATGGTAAGAAATAACTCCAATTCCATAATGCTCAAGCGGCAGCTAGTAAAACGTGGAACAAACATTTTGGATTTTGCAAGCCTAATTTGCTATTGTGAGATCACCGGCTAGACTTCAAGATCAAGAGATCCTTTGATATATCATGAATgcctgtgtaatcatgcataacatgaacaTTATGATAAGCATGGGAAGAATGAGGTATATGACAAATAAGACTTGAAGTGCCAATCTGTGTGGCCATCATAGAGGTGGAGACCGAGTCCCGAGCTTTCTTGATGCGTACCATAACATTTGAGATTCGGGTGTGCACGATTATCTTTAAAGGGATCTCATTGAGAAGTGGTGGAGGTGGAATGACCAACAAAACCACTAGGTTTATATATATGTCATGTTTTATGTGATGAATTTGATGTTGCTTGTGTGATGATTCGTGTGCTACTTGTTGAACTATTTGTAGACCAAGTTTCATTTGTTTCATAAATGTATGCAATTGTAAAGGTGGTTGTGTGGCAGCCATGCCTTATTTTGCATCATCTCGTAAACCAAAAACTGCACATGTGACCTAAATTCCAGTTTTTGGTGATGCATAACTTATAGGGCACTAGTTAGATATGCTCTAAGCCGCAGATCTGTCAATCAGTAACTTGTGTTCGCCACTGGGTGAAAGTATAGTGGCAGACTGAAGATATAGGTAGATAGAAGAGCGCTGAACCAGAAAAACAACAAATGATTTTTCTTTATCACCATCAGCTTCTAATTATCCATGATCCCACTAGGTGATATAAATGATATGACTCGGTAAGAAACTAATAAGACACAGCTTAATTTACTAATTTAAAACTATCAATGATATTATCAACCCAACGAATTAACACATGAAGATCTATCTATATATTACAAAGACAATATACAAATCTAAACAAGAACACATGAGAAAAAGAAAGATTTTCCCATTTAGCACATTCTCACTGCTTTTTTACATATCCAGAAGAAGACTCAACGTAATTCCCGCATTGAGTCAAGCCACTAAATTGATCTAGTCTTGAGTTTTCAAAGCATATAACAATTCCTGTCATGTGGCAATTGAAGTTAAGGAAAATGTAATCTTATCAGACAGCACAACAAGGAACAAGCATATACGACGCTAAACTTGGTTCATGGTTGGTTCTTACCAGATCATTGCGACCAGAGGCAAATGAAGGGTGAAGATCAGAAAGAAGTTTATCTTCTCTCAATCTTTCCAAGCCATCAAGTAGCCGCAGTTTTGTCTCAGCAGAACTTGAGTCCGTTGCAACACCTCTTCTGTGGAGGTCCATCCTTATGTATATCTCAAGTTCTTCAACTTGGCGAGACAACTGGAGAGCAATGAGCTAAGAACATAAAAATAACCTGGTTATTTGATTTGGACCACATAAACTACAATAGTCCAAAAAGAGAAGACTGAGAGAGGCAAGCAATCACCTGTACAAGATGTCGAATGGATACAGTTGGTTGACAACTTAGATAGGGCTTTTCCAATTTAGGTGTTGTTTGTccatcaagaggaaggagaacaaGATACAAGTTGAACTGCAAGGAAATAGTATGAACGCCCTCAAGTCTAAATTAAAAATAAAGTATATCTACAACCAATGTAGCACAGGCTTCTTTATACGTTCCAGTTGAGTTCTGTTAGTTCATACAGACCTATCTGGCAAAACTACTGGAACAAGAGAAGATACATATATCAGAGGAATACATTGCCATTGAATGCATCTTACTATGCAGAAAAGGCTAGCAATACTACCAAGCATGATGCCTGAGTACGGAAACATATGATTTTGACCCTCTTTGAAGTGATCCTTTTGCAACAAGTTCCAGTTTATCAGTAATTTCTTGATTATAAATAACTTTATCCTAAAAAAACAGAATTGATATAATGTCATGCTCTAGAAGTACCTCTTTATCCATTTCATCAGTTGTACGCAGGTGCTCGACTAATTTCGCAACACGTCCGCTCTTTCCAAGCCTGCCATTTAAGCCGCCAACATTGCCATATCGAGTTTGGCTTCGCGTACCATTTTTGCCCCATGCGAGCATCTCTCCCCGCAATGGAGAGGTGGTGAAATTTTCTTTTACAGATACTAGTTCATCATTCTCCTCAGATCCATGGTCACTAGTGGCAATACCCATGGTTCTAACAGGAGAAGGTAGTGGTGCAGGCCTCTTTCTACCTCTTTTCTGCTTTAAATCTGGAGAGTGGTTATCAGCAGAAGACGGGTCTTTGCTGGCATCATTAGAATTTACTTCTTTTCTACCCTCATCATCGGAGACAGCATGGACAATATCACGAGCAACAGTTCTACCTCTCCCACGTGTTCGCACATTTCTCCTGTACTTCCTTGCAAAAGCATTGGCAGTGGCTTTTGCTGTGGAACTTTTCTTACCCATGGCCTCTGACTGTTTTCGAACCGTTTCTTCAATGGTTGCTTGAATCTTCCATGAAAAAATGACATTgatgaaaaataataatgaaaAGGAAGCTAAACTTTGCATGAGTATGTTCCTTGATTATTACTTATTACCCAGCAGATAAGATTACCTTCTTGTTCCGAGTCTTCTCCTCTTCACTGAAAGCAAATTCCTGAAGCCTCAAGTATATGAGAAGCATGGCGAGAAGAGCTAAATGGGGCTAAATAAGATAAACTAAACGCTGACAGTGTAACATAGACATCACCTCTTCCTCGTACTTATCAATATCTGGGTACAAGGTTGCAATCAATGCATCGTAATTAGGATCATCCCTCAAAGAACGTCTGCTCGCACAATGAGTGCGGCATGCTGGGCACTCATTATTTCTGCAAAACCAGTTTGTACTGTCAAATATGCTTTTTTTTCATAACTTGCAGCACAGAATTAGTTTGTGAATTTCccattgtgaaaattaataacatGACAAGCTTGTAGAAAAAATATGTTTGGCATCATACCCTAGCCGCATAGATTTATCAATGCAATCCCTGCAGAAACGGTGCAAACATTCCATAACTGTTCTTGTCTTCCGGATAATGCCTGTAAATTTGAAGGACAAAATTTGGTGTCTGTCATATCTTCATCGAATGAAACATTACATATGTAGAACAGCACTATATCTGAAACTTAGTAAACGCGAGCAATATAAGGTGTAGCAAGTGACTATAATATTTTCACTTATATTTCTTTATAATTTTTATCCAACACACTAAATTTGTATTAAACTCAGATAAAAAAAACTACTTTGCGAACTTTTGTAAAATGAAAAGGGATATCAACTGCGTCAAAGATTTGTACCCAGGTAGGAAGTTATGCCATCAGATGTAACATAGGAAGCTAGACTGCATAACGTATACTAGAGAAATTAGAGATGGACTGACTCTGAACTAGAAGAGGCACACTACAGAATATAGTAAATAATACCATCAGCATGAGAAAGGGAAAAGTTGCGAGTGAGCACCATGAGTCCCATGACTCCTACACCATCAGTCCCTCACtaacttttgatttttttttgaaaaatagtaaataaaaacaaaaaaaactacaAAAAGGGATGAGTGCAGTACAAGATTAGACTATGTTACACAAAAAAATTCAGAGAAAAACTTATAGTACATGGCCTACACAAAAATAGCAAATGGTAGCAAATATATGTGAATACAAGATTcttcaaaatttatcttttttgtatctCTCAAATAGCACAACATATTAATCTCAAATATTTCAGGTCAATATAACTTTTGTACTACATGGTGTAGATatttattttcaaaaaataatTGTTCACTGAAAGTCTCAAAAAGATGTGTGGGGTGTAGGTGTCATGGTGCTTAGAAAAATGCTACTCGACAGAAAGTGGCACTGATTCAGTCAAACAATAAGATATACATTTGGTACagcgcatgtaaaacaattatgcATGGTAGAAGAATGATCATACAATAATACTAAAGAAAGGTTCAGGATTAGTTTCTCCTGAACAGGTAACTAGTATCGACAATTGAAACGACTATAGTTCCTTCGATGTAGATGCCTTCACCTACGAAGGAAGCAAAACTGGAAAGTCCTTACGATGCAGACTGTGGTTTCAACTTAGCTGTGCTATGTAATCACACAGTATAAAAAAACTATTACAACTACCCTTAAACTTGCATATGTAAGGAAAAACAGACGAGACAACTAATTGATGCCcagaagattatcaaagatacacTGACAATCAGAAGGCAACAAATATTAGAGGGAAATATAATATACGCAGCAGCACGAATGAAACAGGTGGGCTACTGAATATGCTAGGTTATTATGCAGTGATAAAATGTTTAAATATGTATGTAGACATAAGGCGTATGTgcattaggctggtgccaacgcgggcggtagccggggcgctaccgcccggggcggggcgggaggcggtctggaggcgggcgggacgggagggaggggcgccggcgggggcgcccggcggtagcgcccgctcccgcccggctggcgcccgcgttggcggcgggagggaggcgggagaggggcgggaggcggggcggcgcgatggCGGGGTGGGGCGGGAGGCaggcgggcgggaggcgggctggaggcgggcgagaggcgggctggaggcgggctggaggcgggcgagagtgggcgggagcggggcgggagtggggcggcagtgcccaacggctagctgacgtgccgCGACGCGATTGGTCCATGTCAgctagccgttgctggttcaaatTTTCAGCTccacccctataaatacccccatatacCCCCATATTTTTCACTCACACTCCACACCCATCTCATCTCCATTCATCACCTTCCCTCTCTCaacttctccaccatgtccggttggactccaccagattTTTCGTTCACGGATCTGATGCAAGACGGGTCACCAATAGACCTCGAAGGTGCCTCTCCGACGCATCGTCGCAGCAATGTAGCTTCTTCGCCGATTCCCCGAGTTTTATggtcccccggcgcaccacctccggggccatatggctcatacgctccacctccggcgcctccggggccatatggttCATTTCTtccgcctccgtatccatacccccAAGCACCTCCAAATGCTCCACCTGTAGGTAGCGGGAGTGGCATTGTACCCCCCTACCCACCACCTTCGTACGGGTCATACCCTCCACCTCCGTATCCATACGCGCCATATGGTCCGTACCCCCACCACCTTCCGAAGCTCCAAGCTCCGAGTCCAATGCCGCGGAAACAATCGTACCACCGCGTGCAAAGAGGCTTGACTGGACTGTCCCGGAAGAGGAGAAACTGGTACTTtacaaggaggtgtccctgttcaacgcataccacatccaagaaacaaatatgcgtcagagtggagcagacgatgatatggtcatgaaggcggcaatggagaggtacgcCGCAGACAAAAGAGTGACGGGGCCGTTCATAAAGCTCCACTCGGTGGAATGCTGTAAAaaatgaagcgaagtggaaaggacaacatggtcctggtagtggaaccgACTCCGAGTTCCAAGAGAATCCGTCTAGGACCTGATGGTGAGTTCAGCTCTAGCGACGCGACAGGCGACACGGAGGAAGAGCGTCCAATGGGCCGCGATAGGGCCAAGACCGCGGTACGTAAGGgcaggaggaaggggaaggaaacctcatcaagcagtgaggtaggaagtaaatccttcgcgatgaGTACCATGATGAAGAgtttagtgaaggctaagctattcaagcaatggaacaaaatgaaagaccgatcaaccgtcgacatgaacgaagcagaaaagcgcaaacatgcgaaggccatgaagatggtggaaaaagagcttggtctggaagatgatgacgacgaggaggaggagcagaaccaagaggaagaagagtagaatttttatttattatgtaatttttaatatttattatgcaatttattaattattatgtaatcggaaatattttaagttgaataaaatattttcttgcattattttgaatgtctaaacaaaatcgagtgaaataacttaatgtagaaaagaaatggtgatgtggaggagagagaagtgagagtggggactatagcccatgcattggcaccgtgtggtgagagtggggtgagagtggggtgagagtgggccaaaagctgacgtggcggggcgggagcggggcggtgcgttggcaccagccttagcatGTTCAGGAGCTTCCATGTTAGCATTCAGAAAAGCAATATGGAATCCGAATCTCTAAGCAAAATGGCAACATGTATACATACCTAAACAAATAGGGCACTGGACTTCCTTCCGTATTTCAGCTAATTTCACTAGTATAAACCTGTGGAGAAAACAGTTCATGTAAGCTTCAAGCTGCGTGAGATTAACATCAAACCGTTCACCATATATCAACCTTATGATCTGAGGTTTGGTTGAACAGTTCAATATAAAGCAGTAGCATTAGCTTGAAAATATAGCTGACTACAAACTTAACACCAAATAATAACATATAACCTGCAGGTGCTTGCCTACAGAGTCATGTGGCAATGGCATAGATCCATAAGACATCTGAATAAAATAATACCAAATGTGTTCTTAAGACCAACCCTGATCTCCAACATTGCACCAGATAGATTTCCACAGCATTTGCATCTTCTATAAGGCTACTGGTTGAAGAGCATGTTACCGAAGTGCTATGTGTTGTGTGTGGAAGAACTAGTAGGAAAAttccatatgaaaaaagaaagtctGTTGTGGTGTGCCAAAAACAGAGTTAGAACACCTAAAGCTGCATTCGTAGACAACGTGAGGACACCTGACCAAAGTAGTAAGGTAACATCAACGGGAAATCATCTAGACCAGCTAAGGAAGACTTCCGAATAGAAGCTGGTCACAAGCTATGAGAACTTATAAACACACAGCCGCCAAAAAAACAGCAACGGAATAGCGAATTTAGAGCAAGAACGATGAGACAAGCAGAGCAGCTTATTAGGCTTCAGATGCAAGTGGTGACCCCAGTCCAACATAAGAGTGTAGCACAGACAGGTAGCTTGCACAGCTGGGTGTCTAGGCTGAGCCCGAATATTATTCCCAGGAATCTCCGTCATGGCTATGGCGTGGCGTCCAGTATGATGGAAGCATGCATACACCATCAAAGAGATCGTACGCATAGCTCGAAGAAACAGGATGCGAGACTGTTGGTTGACGAAGTGATCATACGAACGAAGCGACCAGAATCGCTTCTCCGGAAGTCTAGCAGGCAGCCAACCGAGCCCACCAGTCACCTCGCAGATTCACCGCCGTGGGTGGGTGGGAATAGGATAGGAGGGAGCGGGGTAGGACTCGAGGACACGGAGCATGGGAGCAGGGCAACCGACAATAAATCGCGTAGAAAGCCACACGGGATCCACGATACCGGAAGGCCGGGATAGGGCCGGAGCCGGGAGAGAcctgagggaggggaggagggaagaCTCACTCGTCCATGCCGCCGTCGCTCTGCGACGATTCGCTGTCGCTgtacgcgccgccgcctccgccgcgttTGGGGCTTCCTGAATCTGCCGAACCCATAAGAAATAGGACACACATGCTTCTTAGCGATACTCACACCGAAACATGCAGAGTAGCAGGCGATTGCGAGATACGGTAGGTCCCGATGCTCACCGCGTACGCGCTGCGGCTGCGG includes these proteins:
- the LOC124680833 gene encoding putative E3 ubiquitin-protein ligase RING1a: MPSQKRQLPSPSSKPRDHVEEANGTADASTAGGGGGGLRLVPGGGAANRATDPQPQRVRDSGSPKRGGGGGAYSDSESSQSDGGMDEFILVKLAEIRKEVQCPICLGIIRKTRTVMECLHRFCRDCIDKSMRLGNNECPACRTHCASRRSLRDDPNYDALIATLYPDIDKYEEEEFAFSEEEKTRNKKIQATIEETVRKQSEAMGKKSSTAKATANAFARKYRRNVRTRGRGRTVARDIVHAVSDDEGRKEVNSNDASKDPSSADNHSPDLKQKRGRKRPAPLPSPVRTMGIATSDHGSEENDELVSVKENFTTSPLRGEMLAWGKNGTRSQTRYGNVGGLNGRLGKSGRVAKLVEHLRTTDEMDKEFNLYLVLLPLDGQTTPKLEKPYLSCQPTVSIRHLVQLIALQLSRQVEELEIYIRMDLHRRGVATDSSSAETKLRLLDGLERLREDKLLSDLHPSFASGRNDLELLYALKTQD